The nucleotide window AGCAAAAATGAATTTCAAAGAGAATGTAACTGTCACGCAGAGGCTTGCATATCACCAACACCTGCACCTCTAGCTCTCGAAAGATAATGCTGCGTACATATCTTGGATCATACATGGTCTTTCCATCCCGAATAATCCCGTATTTGGCAAAAAGAGCTTCGAGGTCGTTGATGCATTGGCTTGCAAGTTTAAGACACCAATTGAAATAGTCGATTCTTCTGCAGCCAAACCTTGCACATATATGTGCACCATGGGATCCCCATTCATGCCTCCAAAATGAAAAGCAGTTGAGTCTCCCATGGGTTGCTCGATCTGCAGACAGGTCTGGCCAATAGGTGAGAAGATCTTGAGTTGAAACTGCTCTTAGATGAATTGACTTCAAGGGGGTTATTCCACTAATCTTTACAAAATTCTGATCCCATAGTCCGTGAAGAGTAAAAGACTGTGGAATAGGTGCAACACAAGCCCTTAATGAGCAATAAGCATTTGGATTGGTCAGGGCCAATCTCAAGTGCTCCACATTCTGAGAATCTGCCAACGGAAGAGTGAACA belongs to Rosa chinensis cultivar Old Blush chromosome 4, RchiOBHm-V2, whole genome shotgun sequence and includes:
- the LOC112198689 gene encoding ribonuclease T2-like, whose translation is MAEDSDENGSKKKVFDVQRIAAAGASRLLLFTLPLADSQNVEHLRLALTNPNAYCSLRACVAPIPQSFTLHGLWDQNFVKISGITPLKSIHLRAVSTQDLLTYWPDLSADRATHGRLNCFSFWRHEWGSHGAHICARFGCRRIDYFNWCLKLASQCINDLEALFAKYGIIRDGKTMYDPRYVRSIIFRELEVQVLVICKPLRDSYILFEIHFCLDMTLDFADCTNWYREDASYVECYGEGYNLQPIVFPSDPLPLEEMSEPLRGEL